The nucleotide window TTGGCCTATCTCGATGCAGAATGTCTGCAGAtgcggggaaggaaaaaTCTTCCATATGCGCGTGCTCCGGCTTCATTCTGGGTATGCCAGAACCTTCAATGAGATCCCTCAAAATAAGGGTTGAGCCTCCATGGCCCACTAATTTTATTGAGGAAATCAAATAAGTAGGATAGCAATACTTAGAGCTGTCAAACCAGGCGGCCGTCATCGCTGAAGTGTGATTGTAGATACATCAAGGGGACGGCAGGCAGGAGGCCAGACCCACGGAGCCCTCATTCTCGGGGCGGGGCAATGCGaaggtgggggagggaagcaTCCCGTGTCAGAGATCCCACGCTTCTCGAGATAGTGTGCAAGTCGTCAAGTAGCCTTCAGTGTGCATTTTCTGGAGTAATAAAGTGCTGCAAATGTACACAAGTTTGGTGTAGGGAGTGGCATCGACTCTAATTTCTAGGCCACCAAAGGACTATCTCACAAGCTGACCCCAAAAAGTAACTATAAGTAACTGTAGTGGTACTGGAGTCTAAAGTCAGTGTTATCAATAGATTGTCAAAACAAATTGCAATCCGATGATGAAGCACACTTCCACGGAATGGTTCCAAGCGCAGGAGCCGTTCATGTGTACCAGGCTAGCCGTGGCATTTGCAGTCTACCTGATACACCAAGTTAGCAGCTCAGGCAGCTACGTACCTTGCCTATCCATATGTCCTCGTACGAGACTAACTAGTGTGTATGCTGTCCCTGCATGAATCCACTGCCAGGGTTGTATCCGATCAGTCATAGTCATGATCGGAAGGGGCGATCGAACCTGAGCCAAGCCAGATTCTGCAGATTGAGATGAGCATagggaagaggtggaaatTAGGGGGGCAAGAATCCCCATCTGTCAGATAGCAGTTAACTTTCTACAAGCTTTATTCATTTTTCAGGTCATTCCCTCTCCATGTCCTCTAAGTTCTATTCATCCCTCTCCAATTGAATAATAACATAATAATCACTCCATCAAATGACTTGGGCTCACATGACTGGACTGTCCAGATGCGGTTAGCTCCAACATACATATCATCCATTttatgcctcaggcactTAGGTGTCCAACTCAAAGTGAAACACGGTTGCCTAATTGGGAAATAGTCAGGGGCAAAGCCCCAAAAATGGAACAGAATTGAGTCCAGACACCCTAATGGAGGATTGAGACTGCCAGCCTCAGCCTCGAACAACTGATTCAGAGCAAGAGATTGTGCTTTGTTGATCGCCACCAGGTTCACTACCTAACTCTGCTACAACTCGAAACCGCAAAGACACTTTAAAGGGTTTTAGGGAATGGGTCAGTGGGGAATGGAGAGGCCGCCGGTGCACAGTTGGACAGTGGATGAAACTATTCCCGGCAACAATCTCAAACCGCCCAGGGGCGCCAGGCCGTGAATTGGACCAAACAGCATTCCGCATTCACTCCCCCCTGCTGGTCCGTGCTGAAGCCACTAGTCCTGGCAATGTCTTATCCCCTTTTGAGGGCGCCAGAGAGCAGGTTCGATTCAGAACGCGACCCTCGCGTCCCCTTTTttatcttccccttccccgtcTCTTCCCTACGGCTCTGCCCGTTCCCCGGAACTTGCATATCAGGTCCCCCCAATGGAATCATCCCaagccttctctctctcccggCGAGCAGTCGCTATTGCGATGCCTCTGTGGGCTCGCGACGACTCGGATTCCTCGTCTGGCGAGAAGCCCGTCAGTAACTTCCTCAAGAGCGGCGTGCCAGGCATCATCGTTGGCATGTGAGTACTGCGCGGCTTCTTCGCCTGCGACCTTGGACATGCTAACAACGGTCCCTAGATTCTTCCTGATCGCAGTCTCTGTATGCTGCTATTTCCTTTGGCGCAACAAAAAGCGAGATGCCAAAGAAGCCGCGGCGGTACGAGACTGGAATGATGCATGACCTCGGATGATCTGCAGCATCATCGGCAACCATCCTCGACGTTGTGCTACCAGGGCTGGACCgattcttcctttctctctctctctctctctccctccctccctctctagCTCTACTTCTCTCTCATTTTCCTCATCCCA belongs to Aspergillus luchuensis IFO 4308 DNA, chromosome 3, nearly complete sequence and includes:
- a CDS encoding uncharacterized protein (TransMembrane:1 (o43-64i)), with protein sequence MESSQAFSLSRRAVAIAMPLWARDDSDSSSGEKPVSNFLKSGVPGIIVGIFFLIAVSVCCYFLWRNKKRDAKEAAAVRDWNDA